The genomic stretch ATAAATAGCTTAAAAGTGAAAAGATTTTTAAAGAGACAACAATACCTCTAAATCAATCGAAAATCAATAATAGAGCTTAAAATAGCCCTGTTAAATCATAAAAAGTTAAAATAAACTATTAAGAGCTAAAAAATGGCTAAAACAAGACTTAGAACTACGACAAAAAGATATGGACCTAGATATGGGGCTCGAAATAAAATTAAAGCTGCTAGAATCGAAGAAGAAAGCAGAAGAAAACATAAATGTCCTTACTGTAATTATATTCAAGTTAGAAGAATAAGCAAAGGAATTTGGTTTTGCTCAAAATGTAAAGTTAAATTCGTAGGAAAAGCTTATACTATTCCTAAAGAAAAGAAAAAAGAGATAACACCAGAGATTTATGATCTGGTAAGTGAAGACATGTATAACAAAGAAGAAGCAGAAGAACAAGAAGCGTAAAAATAGCTTCATACATCAAAAATGGTAGAATATAAATGTTTCAATTGTAACAAAAAAGTCAGCATGGACTACTTACGAAAAAAAGTAAGATGCCCATATTGCGGATCTAAAGTTCTATACAAACAAAGACTTGTTTCAACAAAAGTAAAAGCAAGATAGATGATGACATACAAATCAACTATTACCGTAGAGATCACAGAAAACGAACAAAAAGAAAAATTACTCAAGTTATTCGCTCCGGAAGAAAAACAATTTGAAAGATCGGAATTTGTTGTAAAAACTGTTGAAGAAGGAATATTGTTTGAAGTGAAATCTAAAGATCCTACTGCTTTGAGAGCCACACTCAATACCATTACTCAATGCTTAACGATTCAATATAAAATTCAAAAAAATAATACGAGAGATTAAAATGAGTGACGTACCAGCTGAAACACAAGAAAAAATTAATAAATTGCAAATAATGGAACAATCCATGCAAAACTATTTAGGACAAAAACAACAATTCCAATCACAACTTCTAGAAATTGAATCTGCATTAAGCGAACTTGAAAAAACTAACCAAGCTTACAAAATAGTTGGCAATATAATGGTTGTTGCAGAAAAAAGTAAATTAACAGAAGAACTAACAACAAAAAAAGAAACAACTGAATTAAGAATAAAAACTCTTGAAAAACAAGAAGCAAAATTAAGAGAAAAAACAAGCGAAATACAAAAAGAAGTTATGAAAGAAATGAAATAATTGTTCTTTAACTCACATTAACTTAATCAAATTTTAAAATTAAAAAAATTATTAACAAGGTCATCTATTATGCAACAAAATGGACCAAAAAATACAAAGCATAACTCAAGCCTTAAAAGACTTGACTGAAGATACCACTGTTCCTAAAAACATTCGAAATAGAGTTCTAAATATTATACAAATATTACAAGATGATTCTGACTTGAACATAAAAATTAACAGAGCATTACAAGAATTAGATGAGATTAGCGAAGACACAAACATTCAACAATATACTCGAACACAAGTTTGGAATATTGCAAGTATGCTTGAAATGTTAAATTAACAAAAATTACTTAGATTTAGAAACATTCTTTTTTTCTGATTTTTTATCAATTAACTCTTTTGTTGATAATTTCTTCTTAACTTTAATAATAGAAGTTCTAGTTAAAACAGAGTTAGGAATAAAAATAACATCTCCTTCTTCAGTCTCAAGTTTAGTTTCGACTAATGAAATATGTGAAACTTTCCCCTTCATACCCTTTACTTTAATTATCTCATCAGGTTTAATTAGTTGTTTACTTTGAATAACTACTCCTGCGATCGCATTAGGAATAAAATCTTTCACACCTAAAAATGTTGAAAGAATTATAATCAAAATAATTGCTCCTGCAATCATATTTAGAATAGTTGTTGCTAAACCAATCTGTTGGAGAACAATTACTACCGTAACAAAATATACAAAATATGTCGTGAATGCTTCAGCAAGTTCTTCTGCTTCAACCCTCATGCCACCAAGCTTATTTAGTAATCTGTTAAGTTCAAATGAATGAAGAAATTTATAAACTAATTTTCCAAGAAATCTCCCAAAAACAAACCCTATTAATAAAATAATAATCGCAACAACAAACTTACCTAAAAACCCCAGAATGTTATTTTGAATATAATCGTAAAGTTTATTGAAGATATCTAATGAAATGTCCATTAGTCAAATCAACAGATATATATTTATAAAAGTATTGATTTTGTGGTCAGATATGCCAGATTATAATGATAGAATAAAAGAATTTGAAGATGAATTACGTAAAACGAAGTACAATAAACGAACTCAACACTCCATTGGTCTGTTAAAAGCTAAAATCGCTGTTCTCAAAGATAAAGAAGTATCTAGAGGAAAAAAAGGAAAAAAAGGCGAAGGATATTCTGTTAAAAAAAGTGGAGATGGAACTGTAATTATGGTTGGATTTCCAAGTGCAGGTAAAAGTAGTTTACTTAATGCAATTACCAACGCGAATAGCCCCGTAGGTGCATATGAGTTCACCACGCTCGATGTTGTTCCAGGACTAATGGAACATAAAGATGCAAAAATACAAATCTTAGATGTCCCTGGAATCGTAAGAGGTGCTGCAAGTGGAAGAGGTCGAGGTCGCGAAGTTCTTTCAGTAATACGAAACGCAGAACTTGTTTTAATAATTGTTGATGTTACAAGACCTGAAGCATATCCAGTTATCCAGAAAGAAATTTATGATTCCCACGTAAGACTCAATCAATCAAAACCAGATATTAGAATAAGAAAAAAAATGAAAAATGGAATTAGAATTGGTAAAACTGTTCGTCTTCCAGATTTAAATGATGATACAATTAAACTCATATGTAAAGAGTTCAGAATAAGTAATGCAGAAATTTTAATTCGAACACCAATAAATGCAGATCAATTAATAGATATGATTGAAGGCAATAAAAAATATCTCCCTTCAGTAGTTGTATTAAACAAAATTGATTTAGTTGATAAAAAAAGACTCGAAGAAATTAAAAAAGAAATTAAACCAGATATTTGCATAAGTGTGCAAGACGGATTTGATACTGAAGAAATAAAAGAAATAATATTTCAAAAAATGAATTTAATTAGAGTCTATTGTAAAGAAACTGGGAAAAAGGCAGACTTAGATATCCCACTCATAATACGTGCAAACTCCACAATTGAAACTATGTGTAGAAAATTACACAAAGACTTCGTAAGTAAGTTTCGATTTGCAAAAGTCTGGGGGCCAAGTTCAAAATTTGGCGGCCAAATATTAAGACTAAAACACAAACTTAAAGACACAGATATTGTTGAAATACATCTGAGGTAAATATTTATGTTTATAATTGATTTTAATCCAATCATTGTTTCAATTGGCACCATGCAAATTAGATGGTATGGAATAATTTACATTCTAGGATTTGTATTCGCATATTTTTGGCTTAATTATGTTGGCAAAAAATGGGTAAAACAATTTGATAAAGAGAATGTAGAAGAATTTATTTTATATTTAATGATTGGAATTATTGCAGGTTCAAGATTATTTGAAATGATTTTTTATCGGTTTGAAAGTTTTATTGCAAACCCCCTTGAATTGTTTAAAATCTGGGAAGGTGGAATGAGCTTTCATGGCGGACTTATCGGAACATTTTTGGCAGTTAAAATTTGGAGTGTTCGTCGACGAATTGAGTTTTGGAAAATACTTGACTTAATAAGTCCAGTCGCAATATTTTCATTAATGCTTGGACGAATAGGCAATTTATTGAATGGAGAATTAATCGGAACTCCATTTAATGGACCGTGGTGTGCAATTTTTTCTGGAGTGGATAATGTTTGTAGACACCCATACCCAATTTATGCATTTATCTCGCATTTGTTATTATTTAGTTGGCTAATATTTTTAATTTATTTGAATAGGTCAACGCTTAAAAAGTTTTTTGGTTCTAAACTATTATCAATTAATTTTTTAATAGGCTATGGAATATTAAGAATCATTACAGACATTTGGAAAATTGACAATATAGTTTTAGGTTTGAAAACAGGACAATTGCTAAGTGTTATTATGATTATTATAGGACTTGGAATTTTTGCTTGGACAAAGAAAAAATGGATTTTAAATAAGATAACCTCGGAGCACAAAAAATGAAAGATGTCAGCACATACTTAGTTTGTAAAGAACACATATTAGAAGTAAAAGAATTTCTTAAACAGTTTTTTGAAGAAGAAAAAGGAAGATATAACCATAAAGAATGGATCACATTCAAATTATTAAATTCAGATTTTAAAATTTGTTTAATGACTGGAGATAATCAACCAATAACACAAAATATTACATTCGAAATTAATTGTAAATCTCTTGAAGAACTAAAAAATTATGCTCATAAATTTAATAAAAAAATTGAAAACTTTTTAGCTACAGCAACCGAAAAACCATATAGATTTTATTTTATAGAAATACAAGGACCTAATGGAATTTGTAAAATAGATATTAGCTGTTGTGAAGAAGAACCTAAAACTAATTAAATCTTAAACTGCAACCACATACGCCAAAATACATAAAAGAGTAATAATTGCAGACGATAAATGCCACTCCCAATCATCCTTTTTCTTTTTACGTAAATAATAAATACCAATAAAAACAAATACTAAAGCCAATAAAAAATATGGTTGTTTGAAATTAGATAAGTAGCACAAATACAAATTGTAAAATATTAATGAATATGCTAAAATTTTATCAATTAATTCGAATTTTTTTTCTTTGTGTGCGTGATACAAACAAGAAAAAATAATCACCCCTGCAAGCAAGATTGAATGTAGTATAAGATGATTCCAAATAGCAATTGTTAACGGAATTATAAAAAAAATATTGCTCCAAACTTTAGAATTTAAACATTTATTTTTTAGTTTTTGATCAAATAACATGTTGCCCTAATAAAACTAGTTCGTAATTAACACTTTCTAATCTTTTTTTGTTTAGTTCTTTTTTCAATCAGAGGATGATCCGAGTCAGGATTATAATCATATAAATCAGACGATTCTTCTTCTAACTCTCCCTGTTTCTTACAAAGTTTAGACTTAGGTTTTTTGATTCGCTCCATAAATTAAGATAAAGGATTTTTTAGACTATAAATTTTTTGGTTTTTAGAAATTAATTATGAATTATTGAGTAAGAAATTATATTTGTACATGCACCACAGATAATCTGATTTTTATTTTGTTTAGAATTTGTTTACCTATAAGTTTTACGTTTACCACGACCCATACCTTTCATGCCACCCATAAGTCCACCAATTCCCCCTCTCTGCATCATTTTTTGCATTTGTTCAGGAGATCCAGACTTACCCGCAAAAGATTTGATCATTTTTTTACTTTGCCTATATTGTTTTATTAATTCTCGAACATCAGAAATAGTTTTTCCACTACCTGTTGCAATACGATCAATACGACTAGGAGTCATTACATTTTCAGGATCTTCAAGTTCTTTTTTAGTCATAGAATTCATCATGTGTTTCCACACTTTTAATTTTTCTTCTTGACCTTTTAACATATCTTTAGGAATTTTAAGACCACCAAATCCAGGAATCATATCAACAATTTTACCCAGAGGACCCATTTTAGACATCGCACTCATTTGTTCATACAAATCAATTAGATTAAAATCACCTTTAATTAATTTTTTACCCATATCTTGAGCATCCTCTTCAGAAATTGCT from Candidatus Woesearchaeota archaeon encodes the following:
- the rpl37ae gene encoding 50S ribosomal protein L37ae (structural models have indicated that the folded zinc-finger motif interacts mainly with domain III of 23S rRNA, whereas the amino-terminal region of L37 interacts primarily with domain II) yields the protein MAKTRLRTTTKRYGPRYGARNKIKAARIEEESRRKHKCPYCNYIQVRRISKGIWFCSKCKVKFVGKAYTIPKEKKKEITPEIYDLVSEDMYNKEEAEEQEA
- a CDS encoding DNA-directed RNA polymerase subunit P, whose translation is MVEYKCFNCNKKVSMDYLRKKVRCPYCGSKVLYKQRLVSTKVKAR
- a CDS encoding prefoldin subunit beta, with translation MSDVPAETQEKINKLQIMEQSMQNYLGQKQQFQSQLLEIESALSELEKTNQAYKIVGNIMVVAEKSKLTEELTTKKETTELRIKTLEKQEAKLREKTSEIQKEVMKEMK
- a CDS encoding mechanosensitive ion channel family protein translates to MDISLDIFNKLYDYIQNNILGFLGKFVVAIIILLIGFVFGRFLGKLVYKFLHSFELNRLLNKLGGMRVEAEELAEAFTTYFVYFVTVVIVLQQIGLATTILNMIAGAIILIIILSTFLGVKDFIPNAIAGVVIQSKQLIKPDEIIKVKGMKGKVSHISLVETKLETEEGDVIFIPNSVLTRTSIIKVKKKLSTKELIDKKSEKKNVSKSK
- a CDS encoding GTP-binding protein encodes the protein MPDYNDRIKEFEDELRKTKYNKRTQHSIGLLKAKIAVLKDKEVSRGKKGKKGEGYSVKKSGDGTVIMVGFPSAGKSSLLNAITNANSPVGAYEFTTLDVVPGLMEHKDAKIQILDVPGIVRGAASGRGRGREVLSVIRNAELVLIIVDVTRPEAYPVIQKEIYDSHVRLNQSKPDIRIRKKMKNGIRIGKTVRLPDLNDDTIKLICKEFRISNAEILIRTPINADQLIDMIEGNKKYLPSVVVLNKIDLVDKKRLEEIKKEIKPDICISVQDGFDTEEIKEIIFQKMNLIRVYCKETGKKADLDIPLIIRANSTIETMCRKLHKDFVSKFRFAKVWGPSSKFGGQILRLKHKLKDTDIVEIHLR
- the lgt gene encoding prolipoprotein diacylglyceryl transferase encodes the protein MFIIDFNPIIVSIGTMQIRWYGIIYILGFVFAYFWLNYVGKKWVKQFDKENVEEFILYLMIGIIAGSRLFEMIFYRFESFIANPLELFKIWEGGMSFHGGLIGTFLAVKIWSVRRRIEFWKILDLISPVAIFSLMLGRIGNLLNGELIGTPFNGPWCAIFSGVDNVCRHPYPIYAFISHLLLFSWLIFLIYLNRSTLKKFFGSKLLSINFLIGYGILRIITDIWKIDNIVLGLKTGQLLSVIMIIIGLGIFAWTKKKWILNKITSEHKK